CATCTGCTGAACCTGAACCTGTACTTCACGCTGTTCAGGACGAGTTACACATACGGTGTATGTGTAAGGAACCTGTTCAGTAACCTGACGTGGAACCTGAACTGTGCGAGTTCGCTGTTCCTGACGAGTCTTCGTGACAGTGTAGGTGTAAGGAACCTGCTCCTGAACCTGACGAGCTACACATACTGTGCGAGTTCGCTGTTCCTGACGAGTCTTGCAAACCGTGTAGGTGTAAGGAACCTGTTCCTGAACCTGACGGCAAACATTGATCGTGCGAGTTCGCTGTTCCTGACGAGTCTTGCAAACCGTGTAGGTGTAAGGAACCTGTTCCTGAACCTGACGGCAAACGTTGATCGTGCGAGTTCGCTGTTCCTGACGAGTCTTGCAAACCGTGTAGGTGTAAGGAACCTGTTCCTGAACCTGACGGCAAACGTTGATCGTGCGAGTTCGCTGTTCCTGACGAGTCTTCGTAACCGTGTAGGTGTAAGGAACCTGTTCCTGAACCTGCTGGTAAGTCGTGTAAGGAACTTCAACCTGAACTGGGTTGGAAACCCAAACGCGACGAGTACCGCAAGAGTTGCCACAGCTGTTAGCAATAGCACCGCAGCATGCAGCAGCACCGCAGCCACCACAAGCAGAGGCACAGCCACCGCAAGAGTTGCCACAACCACCGCAAGCACCAGCGTTACAACCGCCACAAGGCTGTTCTTCCCAGTGACCCTGATCCTGGCAAACTGTGCGAGTCTGCTGAACAGGTACTGAGCGACAAACAGTACGAGTGCCAGTCATCTGCTCCTGGTAAGGAACACAAACCGTGTAGGTCTGTTCCTGAGGCTCAGATACTGTACGGCAAACAGTACGAGTGCCAGTCATCTGCTCCTGGTAAGGAACGCAAACCGTGTAGGTCTGTTCCTGAGGCTCAGATACTGTACGGCAAACAGTACGAGTGCCAGTCATCTGCTCCTGGTAAGGAACACAAACCGTGTAGGTCTGTTCCTGAGGCTCAGATACTGTACGGCAAACAGTACGAGTGCCAGTCATCTGCTCCTGGTAAGGAACGCAGACAGTGTAAGGCTGCTCAACCTGCTCCGTAACTGTCTTGCAAACAGTACGAGTGCCAGTCATTTGCTCCTGGTAAGGAACGCAGACGGTGTAAGGAACCTCTTTGGTGTCCATAACTGTACGGCACACGGTTCGAGTTCCCTGACGCTGTTCCTGAACAGGAACATTAACAGTGATGGTACGGGTTTCCGTAACCATCTGTGGGCACATTACTGTTCGTTCAACAGTTTCCCACGTTCCACAGCTCCCGCCAACAGCACCGCCACCGGCGACACCGCAAGAACTTCCGCAGCTTGAACCACAGCTTCCAGACCCACAGGGGCTGCAGCTTGAAGCGCAAGGGGCGGAGCAACAAGAGCTGACATTGCTGCCACAGCAGCTACCAGCTTGAGCAGACGCAGACATTAATGCCGCGGCCGCGAGTGTCAGAACATATCGCATGTTCGTTCAACTCCTCCATTTTTCGAATCGAAATGATTCAGTAACTTGAAACGTCACGAGGAACGCCCCCCGTGCACACAACAACAGATCCCAACGTGGACAGTTAGGTCAAACGCCTGATTTATCCCCGTTACACCCTCGCCCCAGCCAGAAACGATGGGTAGCGGCGGATGATGGCCCGACAACGATATTCATCGCGAATATAGCATGGGCAGTTTTGGTTAAACAAGTAATTTAGAAAGTTTGTACCCAAACCAATAAAGATTGCCGGTCTCACACAATCTTTCGATTGCAACACCTTGGTCGAATGAGCGGAAGATGCAAGGCGCTGGATCACGAATCGAACGATTCGAGCGTGAGGAGATAGGGGTTTTACGGGTTCCGCAATTGACACGAGAAATGAAGCGAAATCCCGCAGGGCAATCTGGAAAAACTTTACAGTGAACCACAAAATTCCGTCACAAATGCCAGTGCGACTAAGCGGGCGTCGATTGTGACCTGCAGAATTCTCAGCTATAGTTGCGCCAGCCAGCAATTCTGCCTGTTCAGTCGGTGATTGCGAGTCAACGGCCGTGTTGCCGATCCTCCAGTGACGACCCCCCGTTCACATCAGTACCGCGTATCTTGAAAATTCAGGCGTTATGAAGTTTTGCCTCGTCGACCGCATCGTTGAATTGACCCCCGGTCAGTCGATTTCCACCACCAAAAATGTGAGTCTCGCGGAAGAATACCTGCAGGACCATTTTCCGGGGTTTGCGATCCTGCCCGGAGTGCTCATGGTTGAGGCTCTGGTGCAAAGTTGTGCGTGGTTGTCTCGCGTGACCGATGATTTTCAGTTCAGTACCATTCTGCTAAAGCAGGCCAGAGCCGTTAAATTCAACAATTTTCTGAAGCCGGGACAGACATTGCATGTCACGGCAACGATGAAGAAGAATGAAGACGAAACCGTAAGTTTTCAAGCGGCCGGCACAGTTGAAGATCTGTCCGCCGTCAGTGCCAAACTCGTTCTTTCCAAGCAAAACCTGCGGACAACTCGCCCCGACATGGCCGATGCAGATCAGCGAGTGACGACTGCGATGCAGGAGCTTTACAACCAGATCTGTCACGAATCCGTGATTTCAAAAAGTGCCGGGTAAACGCATTCCAATGGCTGTTTTCCGGTCCGCGGCCCCACTGTTGCCGCAAGCTGGTAATTTATCTCGCAGCAGCTCATCTGTCCAACGATCACGTACATGTTCTGACAAGGCACCCGGGGCGACCTGCAGCAACCCGTTCTGGCTGGCTCCCCACAGGCCCCGGTGGCATCAATGCTCGCTGCGGAAGGGCTGGTCACTGAGCTGAATGCGTTCATCGATAATACTTCACTAACCACGAAATTTTTGAGTAGCCAGGAAAGTCAGGAAATATGAGTCTTGAAGGTCGAGTCGCTTTGGTCACCGGTGGAAGCCGGGGAATTGGTCGGGGAATTGTTGAGGCACTAGCTGGCGACGGAGCCAAAGTCGCATTCGTTTACAATTCGAACTCCGCTGCAGCAGACGAAGTCGTCGCCAGCATGAAAGAAGCGGGCCACGAAGTCATGGCCATTCAGGCGGATGTCCGTTCAAAAGACGCGGCGGACAAAGTCATCGCTGACGTGGTCGAAGCGTGGGGTTCCATCGATATTCTCGTGAATAATGCGGGCATCATCCGCGACGGGCTTCTGGCGATGATGGATGCCGACCAATGGCAGGACGTTATCGATACGAACCTAACCAGCGTTTTCAACTTCTGCCAGGCAGCCACTCGACAAATGATGTCTCAGCGTTATGGACGCATCATCAACATGTCCAGCGTGGCAGCCGATGTCTCCAATCCCGGCCAGGCGAATTACGCAGCCAGTAAAGGGGGCGTTGAAGGCTTCACTCGCTGTATCGCGACCGAATTGGCTCGCCGCGGCATCACGGCCAACGCTGTTGCCCCTGGCTTTATCGAAACTGACATGACACAAGCCGTGGTCGAAGCGGCGGGCAAGGAAATTAAGAAGAAAATTCCGTGCCGAAGACTCGGCCTGCCATCGGACATCGCCAATGCAGTTCTGTTTTTCGCACAGGAATCCTCCTCTTACGTGACCGGACAGATCATGAAAGTCGACGGCGGCCTGACGTTGGGTGGGATTAGCTAGGCGTTGGGAGCAAAACAGATGCCTGACGCCGCGATGTTCTCGCTGAAAACGCGAAATTTGCGGTCAGGTTGAGTCTGGATTTCGTCCAGCTTCCCCAAATGTCAGAGCGATATGCATCGGTTTGGCACGGTGGATAGCAGGTAAAGGCGGGGATTGTGGCCTTGAGTTTCCTCAGCCGTTCAATCGCCCCTTAAATTCGAGTAATTCGTGGTTTGTGGAGCTGAAGGTCGATTTTTTTAACCGTCAGCCGTAGACTTCCCGATCGCATGAGTGGCTTTGGGGGCCACGTTGCGTTTTATATAACTATCGAACAAGGCATCGTCGCCTGCCTGGTTCGATTGGCTGGGTTCGGCGATGATTCCTCGTTTGCACACAAAGTGCGACAAAAAGGAGATGATCTGATAATGGCATCTGATGAAGAAATTTTCGAGAAGGTTCAGGAGACCCTTGTCGATGCGCTGGGTGTAGATGATGACGAAGTCGAAAGTTCAGCGACGCTGATCGGGGATCTGGGGGCAGAATCCATTGACTTTCTGGACATCGTTTTCCGCCTGGAAAAGAACTTTGATATCAAGATTCCACGCGGCGAACTCTTTCCGGAAAATCTGGCTTCGGCCGATTCTGGATTCGTTGCCGATGGAAAAGTGACCGAAGGTGGGATCGCTCAACTGCGTGAAAAGATGCCGCATGCCGATGTCGATTCCTTCGCCGCAGACCCTCAGGTCAACAAGATCCCGGATCTGTTTACCGTGGACATGATCTGCAAGTTCGTGAAGTCGCGGTTGAATTAGCAGCTTAACTGGGAACTCCGGCGATCGTGATCAGCATGGTCCTTATGCGTATCACGCCGGAGAGCAGCAGCACGTAGCCTCGGGCGCGAGCCCGAGGTTGGCGATGCACCGATCCAGAAAAGCGGATAGAAAGGCCCGTGACAGCAGAAATTCAGATGCTGTCATCGCACCGTAACTTGCGGCCGGCTTTCGATCGATGCCCCGCAGAAATTGAGTCTACTTTTTAACGGCGAATTGCACAGCGATTGACCGTTAGCTCAGGCTGAGGAATGAGTACTTCAACGGGCGTGCATTGCGGTATTCCAAAGCTCTAAACAGCCCGTCGTCATCAAATCACGCGCTAAAAATCCGCCAACCTTTTTCTTACTTTCGGACACACGTTTAACATGCGTTGGTATTGGGTCGACAGGTTCATCGAATTCAATTCCGGGCAGTCGGCTAAGGCTGTCAAGAATGTATCGTTGTCTGAAGAACATCTGCACGACCACTTCCCGGGTTTTCCCGTGATGCCTGCGTCGCTGATGATTGAAGGAATGGCCCAAACGGGCGGCATTCTTCTCGGCGAAAAATACAATTTCGAATACAATGTGATTCTTGCCAAAGTGCCGAAGGTAGAATTCCACAGCTGGGCCTGTCCCGGCGACCAACTGATCTACGCGGCCACGCTGGAGAATGCGGGCGAACAAGGCGGGGCAGTACAAGTGACCGCTCACGTAGAAGACAGGCTTGTGGCGGAGGCCGACATTGTGTTCGTTCATCTTTCGACAGATGATCCACAGCTTAGCCGCATCGACCAAAAGAACTTTGTGTTCAAAATGAACCTTATGGATATCCTGACCGTCGGCAAAGCCGGGACTGGGGAATCGAAATAATGAAACGTCGAGTTGTCGTGACCGGGCTGGGTTGTATCACTCCATTGGGCAACAACGTTGCCGATATGTGGCAGGGTTTGCTGGCTGGCAAAAGCGGTGTGGGTCCGATCACTCACTTTGATGCCGCCAACTTCCCCACGAAGTTCGCTGCCGAAGTGAATGGCTTCGATTTCAATTCCTACGTCAAGGACCCTTCGCGCTTTGCAGACGCCGGGCGGAACATCCGCTTCGCCATCGGCGCAGCGTCGCAAGCGATGGACGACAGTGGGATAAGCGACGGCAAGAACTTCGACCCTGCCCGCTTTGGCGTGTATCTGGGTGCGGGCGAAGGGCAGCAGGACTTCATGCAGTTCATGACGCTGGTCGCCGACTCAGACAAAAACGGCGAAGTGGATCTGGAACGGTTCACCAACGATTTCCTGGCTTCCATGAACGCTCAGTTCGAACTGGAGCTGGAACCGAACATGCCGGCCGCTCACCTGGCGAGTTTGTTCAACGCCCAAGGCCCAAACCTGAACTGCCTGACGGCATGTGCCGCATCAAGTCAGGCGATCGGCGAAGCGACCGAAATTATTCGTCGAGGCGACGCGGATGCAATGTTGTCGGGCGGTGCTCACAGCATGATCCATCCGTTCGGGATCACCGGCTTCAATCTGCTGACGGCGTTGTCCGAGCACAACGATGATCCGCAGGGCGCGTCCCGTCCGTTCGATTTGAACCGGGATGGTTTTGTGATCGGCGAAGGAGCCGGGATGGTCATTCTGGAAGAGCTCGAGCACGCCCAGGCTCGGGGAGCTCAGATCTACGGCGAAATCAAAGGCTACGGTTCTACCGCCGATGCTTATCGAATCACCGATATCCATCCTGAGGGACGTGGCGCGATTGCGTGCATCAAGATGGCACTGAAGGATGCGGAAATCAATCCTGAAGCCGTCGGGTACGTGAACGCTCACGGTACCAGCACGAAAGTGAACGATCAGGTAGAAACGAAAGCGGTCAAGGGCGGACTGGGCGAGCATGCCTACAAGACGCCTGTATCCAGCATCAAGAGCAT
This DNA window, taken from Fuerstiella marisgermanici, encodes the following:
- a CDS encoding acyl carrier protein, whose translation is MASDEEIFEKVQETLVDALGVDDDEVESSATLIGDLGAESIDFLDIVFRLEKNFDIKIPRGELFPENLASADSGFVADGKVTEGGIAQLREKMPHADVDSFAADPQVNKIPDLFTVDMICKFVKSRLN
- a CDS encoding 3-hydroxyacyl-ACP dehydratase FabZ family protein; amino-acid sequence: MKFCLVDRIVELTPGQSISTTKNVSLAEEYLQDHFPGFAILPGVLMVEALVQSCAWLSRVTDDFQFSTILLKQARAVKFNNFLKPGQTLHVTATMKKNEDETVSFQAAGTVEDLSAVSAKLVLSKQNLRTTRPDMADADQRVTTAMQELYNQICHESVISKSAG
- the fabG gene encoding 3-oxoacyl-[acyl-carrier-protein] reductase, which produces MSLEGRVALVTGGSRGIGRGIVEALAGDGAKVAFVYNSNSAAADEVVASMKEAGHEVMAIQADVRSKDAADKVIADVVEAWGSIDILVNNAGIIRDGLLAMMDADQWQDVIDTNLTSVFNFCQAATRQMMSQRYGRIINMSSVAADVSNPGQANYAASKGGVEGFTRCIATELARRGITANAVAPGFIETDMTQAVVEAAGKEIKKKIPCRRLGLPSDIANAVLFFAQESSSYVTGQIMKVDGGLTLGGIS
- a CDS encoding 3-hydroxyacyl-ACP dehydratase FabZ family protein, whose translation is MRWYWVDRFIEFNSGQSAKAVKNVSLSEEHLHDHFPGFPVMPASLMIEGMAQTGGILLGEKYNFEYNVILAKVPKVEFHSWACPGDQLIYAATLENAGEQGGAVQVTAHVEDRLVAEADIVFVHLSTDDPQLSRIDQKNFVFKMNLMDILTVGKAGTGESK
- the fabF gene encoding beta-ketoacyl-ACP synthase II; protein product: MKRRVVVTGLGCITPLGNNVADMWQGLLAGKSGVGPITHFDAANFPTKFAAEVNGFDFNSYVKDPSRFADAGRNIRFAIGAASQAMDDSGISDGKNFDPARFGVYLGAGEGQQDFMQFMTLVADSDKNGEVDLERFTNDFLASMNAQFELELEPNMPAAHLASLFNAQGPNLNCLTACAASSQAIGEATEIIRRGDADAMLSGGAHSMIHPFGITGFNLLTALSEHNDDPQGASRPFDLNRDGFVIGEGAGMVILEELEHAQARGAQIYGEIKGYGSTADAYRITDIHPEGRGAIACIKMALKDAEINPEAVGYVNAHGTSTKVNDQVETKAVKGGLGEHAYKTPVSSIKSMLGHLIAAAGSVEAIACMLAMRDGVLPATINYETPDPDCDLDYIPNQARETKVTTCLSNSFGFGGQNVSLIISEFAA